The Dehalogenimonas sp. 4OHTPN genome window below encodes:
- a CDS encoding recombinase family protein — MLTETKKVVVYARVSSDRQDVDLSITAQLKALREYASKHGYPIIKEFVDEAESGRSTARPAFREMISLARAKQHPFEMILVWKLSRFARNREDSIIYKSLLRKQGVQVVSINEPIEDTPTGRLMEGIIEVIDEFYSSNLAQDITRGLRENASRGFYNCSRSPYGYSRMKVRDGDKERNTLVPHPEQGPIVQRIFSDISNGKGLKEIAKALNSEGLSAPCGGKWGKQRLHKILTNEAYVGRLIWGKFHKGKNNLPPVIKDDAWPAIIEKTHFEKVQMILASRAPKVTHPRVTGSTYLLSGMIKCQKCGAAYIGYGAKSGQFHYYVCGTTYSKGKETCQSQHLPKEKVESFIVSKVKKFVLSDENLLELIKQSNLEFGKASQKHTEKMEALDREIEEWRQRLDRLYEFVETRAIDPGRMAERIAELQDRIKELKQTKLDMEENYTLQRAKLLDPQKVLSYVAQLREFLDTRGIIERKAILRSFVENIKVEDDKITVEYTIPFPPDNVKRETVSVLDIVSSAPFSFFQHHLPGVGGMISL, encoded by the coding sequence ATGTTGACCGAAACTAAGAAAGTGGTGGTGTATGCCCGGGTATCTTCGGACCGCCAGGACGTTGACCTGTCCATAACGGCACAATTAAAAGCCCTTCGGGAATATGCCTCCAAGCATGGTTACCCGATCATAAAGGAATTCGTCGATGAGGCCGAGAGCGGCCGCAGCACCGCCCGCCCGGCTTTTCGCGAAATGATCAGCCTTGCCCGGGCCAAACAACATCCTTTCGAAATGATCCTCGTCTGGAAACTCTCGCGGTTCGCCCGGAACCGTGAAGACTCAATTATCTACAAGTCCTTGCTCAGGAAACAGGGCGTACAGGTAGTGTCGATTAACGAACCGATCGAGGACACCCCGACAGGCCGGCTAATGGAAGGTATCATCGAGGTCATAGATGAATTCTATTCCTCAAACCTTGCCCAGGATATTACTCGAGGTCTTCGCGAGAATGCGTCGAGGGGTTTCTACAACTGCAGCCGTTCTCCCTACGGGTATTCCAGGATGAAGGTCCGGGATGGCGATAAAGAGCGCAATACCCTTGTTCCCCATCCTGAGCAAGGTCCAATCGTGCAAAGGATATTCAGCGACATCTCCAACGGGAAAGGGCTCAAAGAAATCGCCAAAGCACTCAACAGCGAAGGACTATCAGCTCCTTGCGGCGGCAAGTGGGGCAAACAGCGTCTGCACAAAATACTCACTAACGAAGCCTACGTCGGCAGACTCATCTGGGGCAAGTTCCACAAAGGCAAAAACAACCTGCCGCCTGTCATCAAGGATGATGCGTGGCCGGCGATTATCGAGAAAACCCACTTCGAAAAAGTCCAGATGATTCTAGCCTCAAGGGCGCCGAAGGTCACCCACCCCAGAGTTACGGGCAGCACCTACTTGCTGAGTGGAATGATCAAATGTCAGAAGTGCGGCGCCGCCTACATCGGATACGGCGCCAAGTCCGGCCAATTTCATTATTACGTCTGCGGCACGACCTACAGCAAGGGCAAAGAAACCTGCCAGAGCCAGCATTTGCCCAAAGAGAAAGTGGAGAGCTTCATCGTTTCCAAGGTCAAAAAATTCGTTCTTTCTGACGAGAATCTTCTGGAACTGATCAAGCAATCAAATCTCGAGTTTGGAAAGGCCAGCCAGAAGCACACCGAGAAAATGGAAGCCCTCGACCGGGAGATTGAGGAATGGCGGCAGCGCTTGGACCGGCTCTACGAGTTCGTTGAGACACGGGCGATCGATCCCGGCCGAATGGCAGAGCGCATTGCCGAACTTCAGGACCGAATCAAGGAATTGAAACAGACCAAGCTGGACATGGAGGAGAATTATACGTTACAGCGGGCAAAGCTCCTTGACCCGCAAAAGGTGCTCTCCTACGTGGCCCAATTGCGCGAGTTTCTGGATACCAGGGGTATCATCGAACGGAAGGCTATACTCAGGTCGTTTGTTGAAAACATCAAGGTCGAAGATGATAAAATAACGGTGGAGTACACGATCCCCTTCCCACCGGATAACGTGAAGAGGGAGACGGTCTCGGTTCTCGATATCGTCTCTTCAGCTCCATTTTCATTTTTCCAACATCATTTACCCGGGGTTGGTGGTATGATTTCACTATGA
- a CDS encoding AAC(3)-I family aminoglycoside N-acetyltransferase, with protein MIIKQISPAEIGLLTGLNRVFAEAFDEAETYLGAIPSDEYLKTLLAKECFIAVVAFDDGRVIGGLTAYELTKSEQERSEIYIYDLAVCSEYRRKGVATNLIKELKSIAKDRGAWVIFVQADRGDIPAIKLYESLGIKESVYHFDIPV; from the coding sequence ATGATTATCAAACAAATTTCACCCGCTGAGATTGGGCTGCTAACAGGGTTGAACCGGGTTTTTGCCGAGGCATTTGATGAGGCGGAAACCTATCTCGGGGCGATCCCGAGTGATGAGTACTTGAAGACGCTCTTGGCAAAAGAGTGCTTTATCGCAGTGGTGGCTTTCGATGACGGCCGGGTCATCGGCGGATTGACCGCCTACGAACTGACCAAATCTGAGCAGGAGCGGAGTGAAATCTATATTTATGACCTGGCTGTGTGTTCGGAGTACCGCAGGAAAGGCGTAGCTACCAACCTGATAAAAGAATTGAAATCCATAGCCAAAGACCGGGGAGCCTGGGTGATATTTGTTCAGGCTGACCGAGGCGATATCCCCGCGATCAAACTCTACGAATCGCTAGGGATCAAGGAATCCGTCTATCATTTTGATATCCCAGTTTGA
- a CDS encoding helix-turn-helix transcriptional regulator, with the protein MAEFGQYLRSLRKEKDLSLRDVQARSGVSGSYLAQIEQGHKHKPSAEILKKLAPVYDVPIRDLMKAAGYLEEAVGDLSEELEVEMAFRYVMNDPRYKSGTRLSGELTTDVKRFIVEMYEKATGKKLLPGA; encoded by the coding sequence ATGGCAGAATTCGGGCAGTACCTAAGAAGCCTCAGAAAAGAGAAGGACCTATCGCTCCGGGATGTCCAGGCCCGGTCCGGCGTCTCCGGCTCTTACCTTGCCCAGATCGAGCAGGGGCACAAACACAAGCCCAGCGCCGAGATACTCAAGAAACTCGCCCCCGTCTACGACGTGCCCATACGCGATCTGATGAAGGCCGCCGGGTATCTGGAAGAAGCGGTAGGCGATCTCAGTGAAGAATTGGAGGTGGAGATGGCCTTTCGATATGTCATGAACGATCCTCGTTACAAGTCGGGCACCCGCCTGTCTGGCGAGCTCACTACCGATGTGAAGCGTTTCATCGTCGAGATGTACGAAAAGGCCACCGGCAAGAAGCTGCTTCCCGGAGCGTAA
- a CDS encoding radical SAM protein, translating into MTTTQITSAREITSGTKEWADYNVNCVKGCRHDCRYCYAKIMAKRFGRTDEATWKVMVVNDCVVEGKYRKFPGRVMFPSTHDIIDDPEIKNACFKVITELLKSGNDVLITTKPSLPVIQEIVTKFAAFRPQLQFRFTITSIENDLLSFWEPGAPTFTERLTALKCAHDASFRTSVSVEPFLDHDPRELIDTVLPYVTESIWVGPMNYIARMGVSEYDEPQYARIRQIIVRENLQRIYDDLKDIPHIRFKDSMRNRLSISQGVSPVAELARV; encoded by the coding sequence GTGACAACAACTCAAATCACAAGTGCTCGCGAGATCACTTCCGGCACAAAAGAGTGGGCGGACTATAACGTCAATTGCGTAAAGGGTTGCCGACACGATTGCCGTTATTGCTACGCGAAGATAATGGCGAAACGATTCGGTAGGACTGATGAAGCAACTTGGAAAGTGATGGTAGTCAACGATTGTGTAGTTGAAGGGAAATACAGGAAATTTCCTGGTCGGGTGATGTTTCCGAGCACCCACGATATCATCGATGATCCAGAAATAAAAAATGCATGTTTCAAAGTAATCACCGAATTACTCAAGTCTGGGAATGACGTTCTTATCACCACTAAGCCGAGCCTGCCTGTAATCCAAGAAATCGTTACGAAATTCGCCGCATTTAGACCTCAACTACAATTCAGGTTCACTATAACATCAATTGAGAATGATCTCTTGTCCTTCTGGGAACCAGGTGCCCCAACATTTACAGAGAGGTTAACAGCATTAAAATGTGCTCATGACGCATCTTTTAGAACCAGCGTATCCGTCGAACCTTTTTTGGATCATGATCCTAGGGAATTAATTGATACTGTCCTTCCTTATGTTACCGAGTCCATCTGGGTGGGGCCAATGAACTACATAGCCCGGATGGGAGTTTCCGAATACGATGAACCACAGTACGCCAGGATTCGGCAGATAATTGTGCGGGAGAACCTCCAGCGTATTTATGATGATTTGAAGGATATTCCCCACATTAGATTCAAAGATAGTATGCGGAATAGACTTAGCATTTCCCAAGGCGTTTCTCCTGTTGCGGAACTCGCCCGGGTATAG
- a CDS encoding glutamine synthetase III, producing the protein MCPSECQEIVPLADIYGSNVFNDTVMRRTLPKEIYKSFRQTIEEGLPLDGQVAEVVASVMKDWAIGKGATHFTHWFQPLTSITAEKHDSFISPTADGRVILEFSGKELVKGEPDASSFPSGGLRATFEARGYTAWDYTSPAFVKDGTLYIPTAFASYTGEALDKKTPLLRSMDALNRQALRVLRALGNTTTKRVTTTVGPEQEYFLIDKKVFDQREDLILTGRTLFGAKPPKGQELEDHYFGQLKDRISAFMSDLDVELWKLGVAAKTKHNEVAPAQHELAPIFSTTNIATDHNQLTMETMKKVALRHGLVCLLHEKPFAGINGSGKHNNWSMSTNDGQNLLDPGKDPHENLQFLVFLSAVIQAVDDYADLLRVAAASPGNDHRLGANEAPPAIISMFLGAQLTDILAQIEAGGARRSKAGGMMHLGATSLPALAKDTTDRNRTSPFAFTGNKFEFRMVGSMQSIAQANFVLNTIVAESLSQFADRLEKAADATKESAQIILDVVRKHKRIIFNGNNYAAEWVTEAKKRGLPNIANTVDAIAAIKADKNIALMEKHGVLSRVELESRTEIQYEIYIKTINIEGQTMVEMARRLILPAVIAYRAELAASISAVTAIEGNAEVENALFVQVSQTLRSFSTNLSKLEEALKTAAGLHGDTLAQAEAYRDLVFKAMGELRKDADFLETMVDADFWPMPTYAKLLFNL; encoded by the coding sequence ATGTGCCCTTCGGAGTGTCAGGAAATCGTCCCGCTGGCAGATATTTACGGCAGCAACGTGTTCAACGACACGGTGATGCGCCGGACACTGCCGAAAGAAATCTATAAGTCTTTCAGGCAGACTATCGAGGAAGGCTTGCCCCTGGACGGCCAGGTGGCGGAGGTGGTTGCTTCGGTGATGAAAGACTGGGCAATCGGCAAGGGCGCCACCCACTTCACCCACTGGTTCCAGCCGCTGACCAGCATCACCGCCGAAAAGCATGACTCGTTCATTTCGCCCACCGCCGACGGCCGGGTCATCCTGGAGTTTTCCGGCAAAGAACTGGTTAAGGGTGAACCTGACGCTTCGTCCTTCCCTTCCGGAGGACTGCGCGCCACCTTCGAAGCCCGGGGCTACACCGCCTGGGACTACACCTCTCCAGCCTTCGTCAAGGACGGCACTCTGTACATTCCCACCGCTTTTGCGTCCTACACCGGGGAGGCGCTGGATAAAAAGACGCCGCTCTTGCGTTCCATGGACGCCCTCAACCGCCAGGCGCTGCGGGTGCTGCGGGCCCTGGGCAACACCACCACCAAACGGGTCACCACCACTGTCGGCCCGGAGCAGGAATACTTCCTAATCGATAAAAAGGTGTTCGACCAGCGCGAGGACCTGATCCTGACCGGCCGCACCCTGTTCGGCGCCAAGCCGCCGAAGGGACAGGAGCTCGAAGACCATTACTTCGGGCAGCTCAAGGACAGGATTTCGGCGTTCATGTCGGACCTGGACGTCGAACTGTGGAAACTGGGCGTCGCCGCCAAGACCAAGCACAATGAGGTAGCGCCGGCGCAGCACGAACTGGCGCCGATCTTTTCAACCACCAATATCGCCACCGATCACAACCAGTTGACCATGGAGACGATGAAAAAGGTGGCCCTGCGGCATGGGCTGGTTTGCCTGCTCCATGAGAAACCGTTTGCGGGCATTAACGGCAGCGGTAAACACAACAACTGGTCCATGTCCACCAACGACGGCCAGAACCTGCTCGATCCCGGCAAGGACCCGCATGAGAACCTGCAGTTCCTGGTCTTCCTCTCCGCCGTCATCCAGGCTGTCGACGACTACGCAGACCTGCTGCGGGTAGCGGCCGCCAGCCCGGGCAACGACCACCGGCTTGGCGCCAACGAAGCCCCACCGGCCATAATATCCATGTTCCTCGGCGCTCAATTGACCGATATCCTGGCCCAGATCGAGGCCGGAGGCGCCAGGCGGAGCAAAGCCGGCGGCATGATGCATCTGGGCGCGACGTCCTTGCCGGCCCTGGCCAAAGACACCACCGACCGCAACCGCACCTCGCCGTTCGCCTTCACCGGCAACAAGTTCGAGTTCCGTATGGTCGGTTCTATGCAGTCGATTGCCCAGGCAAACTTTGTCCTTAACACCATCGTCGCCGAGAGCCTGAGCCAGTTCGCCGACCGGCTGGAAAAGGCCGCCGACGCCACTAAGGAAAGCGCCCAGATCATCCTGGACGTCGTCCGCAAGCATAAGCGGATCATCTTCAACGGCAATAACTACGCGGCGGAGTGGGTGACCGAAGCCAAGAAGCGCGGCCTGCCCAATATCGCCAACACCGTGGACGCTATCGCCGCCATCAAGGCCGATAAAAACATCGCCCTGATGGAAAAGCACGGCGTTCTGTCGCGGGTGGAACTGGAGTCGCGCACCGAAATTCAATATGAAATCTACATCAAGACGATCAACATCGAAGGCCAGACGATGGTGGAGATGGCCAGGCGCCTGATATTACCCGCCGTTATTGCCTACCGGGCGGAATTGGCGGCTTCGATCAGCGCCGTAACCGCCATCGAAGGCAACGCCGAGGTCGAAAACGCCCTGTTTGTCCAGGTGAGCCAGACTCTCCGGTCGTTCAGCACTAACCTCTCCAAACTTGAAGAGGCGCTGAAGACGGCCGCCGGACTTCACGGCGACACCCTGGCTCAAGCCGAGGCGTACCGCGACCTGGTGTTCAAAGCTATGGGCGAACTGCGCAAGGACGCCGATTTCCTGGAGACGATGGTGGACGCGGACTTCTGGCCGATGCCCACTTACGCGAAGCTGCTGTTTAATCTCTAA
- a CDS encoding DUF1697 domain-containing protein, producing MRYVALLRGINVGGKNIVPMAGLRTSLKEMGLSNVSTYIASGNVILESDKSADEIKVQLEKGLPERFELDDALVKVLVLTRPQLQAIVDNKPGGFGEQPEKYHSDVLFLMGIDSASVMPLFNPREGVDKVWPGDGVIYSQRLSSQRTKSRLSAIMASPTYKSMTIRNWNTTTKLLELLN from the coding sequence ATGAGGTATGTCGCCCTGCTCCGCGGCATCAACGTCGGCGGTAAAAATATCGTACCTATGGCCGGCCTGAGAACAAGCCTGAAAGAAATGGGGCTTTCTAACGTTTCTACCTACATTGCCAGCGGTAATGTGATTCTTGAATCCGACAAGTCTGCGGATGAAATAAAAGTTCAGCTTGAAAAAGGGCTGCCCGAACGATTCGAACTCGATGACGCCCTCGTCAAAGTCCTGGTACTGACCCGACCCCAACTCCAGGCCATCGTTGATAATAAACCTGGAGGCTTCGGTGAGCAGCCTGAAAAATACCACAGCGATGTTCTCTTTTTAATGGGCATCGATTCGGCCTCGGTTATGCCCCTGTTCAATCCTCGAGAGGGAGTCGACAAAGTCTGGCCGGGTGATGGCGTGATCTACTCCCAGCGCCTGAGCTCTCAACGAACTAAAAGCCGGCTTAGTGCCATCATGGCGTCACCGACATACAAATCCATGACCATCCGGAACTGGAACACCACGACGAAGTTGCTGGAATTACTTAATTAG
- a CDS encoding 4Fe-4S cluster-binding domain-containing protein has product MLADNLYPTHILQNLIRRSLLDDRLRRLSGGSASRISRFLRKADSPGVSFSVPEMAEFVPVLLKYGFISLHPMPGRSRCSLLAVTGVNFELTYDCNLNCAHCLQQGIRRFTRGHLSAQAVKGAVFQVYLGGLCTSGVNFTGGEVLGHRNDFFEIAEYTGSLGIPYRLNTNCWWSRKFGLELSGRRFESPLDLAHYLKSIGLGQFAFSYDERMLNADLFDNLVAAIKLCEIARIGYQIIFTGVDPAKIGGIINELRKAAGSFLYYLVPVSAETIDIGGCTRDNGAYAWQSNKADCRDKGFYHPAFLHISPDGKVRTCMYAVGSANVGDIAENVFADLINGFPGNATSRCFTSPTRKQAAFNNLVVPYLASYRPFIHECTRNAVLVRTIQTHFDYPDLSLAEIHFRIGRDLNLAHR; this is encoded by the coding sequence ATGCTGGCTGATAATCTCTATCCGACCCACATTCTCCAGAACCTGATCCGCCGATCTCTTCTGGATGATAGATTAAGGCGCCTTTCTGGTGGAAGCGCCAGCCGAATCAGCCGGTTTCTGCGAAAAGCCGACAGCCCCGGCGTTAGCTTTTCCGTCCCGGAAATGGCGGAGTTTGTCCCCGTGTTGCTGAAATACGGATTTATCTCGTTACACCCGATGCCCGGCCGCAGCCGCTGCTCCCTTCTGGCGGTCACCGGCGTCAATTTCGAACTCACCTACGACTGCAATTTGAACTGCGCTCACTGCCTGCAGCAAGGCATCCGCCGATTCACCAGAGGGCACCTATCCGCGCAGGCGGTCAAAGGTGCGGTATTTCAAGTTTACCTTGGCGGATTATGTACATCAGGCGTCAATTTCACCGGCGGCGAAGTACTGGGTCACCGGAACGATTTCTTCGAGATTGCCGAATATACCGGGTCGTTGGGGATACCTTATAGGTTGAACACCAACTGCTGGTGGTCCCGAAAATTCGGGCTTGAACTCTCGGGGCGGCGGTTTGAATCTCCGCTCGACCTGGCGCACTACCTCAAATCTATCGGATTAGGGCAATTCGCCTTCAGCTACGATGAACGCATGTTGAATGCCGATCTTTTCGACAATCTGGTTGCGGCAATAAAGCTGTGCGAAATCGCGCGGATTGGCTACCAGATCATCTTTACTGGCGTTGACCCCGCTAAAATCGGGGGCATCATCAACGAACTCCGCAAGGCTGCCGGCTCATTTTTATATTACCTGGTGCCGGTCAGCGCTGAAACGATTGACATCGGCGGGTGCACCAGGGACAACGGCGCCTACGCCTGGCAGTCCAACAAAGCCGATTGCCGGGATAAAGGCTTCTATCACCCGGCATTTTTACATATCAGCCCTGATGGCAAAGTCAGGACGTGCATGTACGCGGTTGGTTCGGCAAACGTCGGTGATATCGCCGAAAATGTCTTTGCCGACCTGATCAACGGTTTCCCCGGTAACGCGACCAGCCGCTGTTTCACGAGCCCAACCAGGAAGCAGGCGGCGTTTAATAACCTTGTTGTGCCTTATCTGGCTTCGTATCGGCCTTTTATCCATGAGTGTACCCGCAATGCCGTACTGGTCAGAACCATCCAGACTCACTTCGATTACCCTGATCTGAGCCTGGCGGAAATTCACTTCCGCATCGGGCGCGATTTGAATCTGGCGCATCGATAG